In Hoplias malabaricus isolate fHopMal1 chromosome 6, fHopMal1.hap1, whole genome shotgun sequence, a single window of DNA contains:
- the zgc:64022 gene encoding ras-related and estrogen-regulated growth inhibitor-like protein has translation MVVQLTPRTRRKAMEGREQREANILLLGAGNVGKSALTVRFLTRRFIGEYGDIESIYSHCDKIDGRDICFNIWDSQSSQNDEDTEHISDRKLEWTDGFILVYSICDRASFNVVQKQVQCIREAKSKLSAPIIIVGNKRDLQHRRAVSSEEGRLLALSADCGFFEISAAETYHAVLMVFHELLDLIRESRVPKKAARLRGIVRTMSAVFGRKRTE, from the exons ATGGTCGTCCAACTGACCCCTCGGACTCGCAGGAAAGCAATGGAGGGGAGGGAGCAGAGAGAAGCCAATATTTTGCTGCTGGGAGCTGGAAACGTGGGGAAATCTG CTCTCACAGTGCGGTTCCTGACCAGAAGATTCATTGGAGAATATGGGGATATCG AATCCATCTACAGTCACTGTGATAAAATCGATGGCCGTGACATCTGCTTCAACATCTGGGACTCGCAGTCTTCACAG AATGATGAAGACACTGAACACATCAGTGACCGCAAGCTGGAATGGACGGACGGCTTTATCCTGGTCTACAGCATCTGTGACAGAGCAAGTTTTAACGTGGTTCAGAAGCAGGTGCAATGTATCCGCGAAGCCAAGTCCAAGCTCTCAGCTCCCATCATCATTGTAGGCAACAAGCGGGACCTCCAGCACCGGAGAGCCGTGTCCAGCGAGGAGGGACGCCTGCTGGCCCTCTCTGCAGACTGTGGCTTCTTCGAGATCTCTGCCGCAGAGACGTACCACGCCGTTTTGATGGTGTTTCATGAACTGCTTGATCTCATCCGGGAGTCCAGAGTGCCCAAAAAGGCAGCGAGGCTCAGAGGAATCGTCAGGACCATGTCCGCTGTGTTCGGGAGGAAACGGACAGAGTAG